In one Methylocaldum szegediense genomic region, the following are encoded:
- the trpD gene encoding anthranilate phosphoribosyltransferase translates to MEMPGVLQTLLDRKDLDASQMRKVMRTIMSGGATPAQIGAFLVALRAKGESVEEVVVAAQVLREMATKVPVKGDHLIDTCGTGGDANHTFNISTTAAFVVAAAGGQVAKHGNRSVSSRSGSADVLEAAGINLDLTPDQVKDCIERIGLGFLFAQRHHGAMKYAIGPRREIGVRTLFNLLGPLTNPAGAPNQLVGVFSETWVEPLAEVLKQLGSQHVLVVHAEDGLDEISIGAPTRVAELKEGRITSYTLTPEQFGIERAPLKELKVDTAAASLKMMLSVLNREPGPARDITVLNAGAAIYAANLVDSLEAGVERAKAAIDDGSARRKLDALIEFSQSIATHE, encoded by the coding sequence ATGGAAATGCCAGGCGTCCTGCAGACTTTGCTAGATAGAAAGGATCTAGATGCATCACAGATGCGCAAGGTCATGCGGACCATCATGAGCGGCGGTGCCACGCCGGCGCAAATCGGAGCCTTTCTGGTCGCGCTTCGCGCCAAGGGCGAGAGCGTGGAAGAAGTGGTGGTGGCAGCCCAGGTGCTGCGGGAAATGGCCACCAAGGTGCCGGTCAAGGGCGATCATCTGATCGATACCTGCGGAACCGGCGGCGATGCCAACCACACATTCAATATCAGTACCACGGCAGCATTCGTGGTCGCGGCGGCCGGCGGCCAGGTGGCTAAGCACGGCAACCGCTCGGTTTCCAGCCGTTCCGGAAGCGCCGACGTATTGGAGGCGGCAGGCATCAATCTCGATCTCACGCCGGATCAGGTCAAGGATTGTATCGAACGGATCGGGTTGGGATTCCTCTTCGCCCAGCGCCATCATGGCGCTATGAAGTATGCCATCGGCCCGCGCCGGGAAATCGGCGTGCGGACCCTGTTCAATCTGCTCGGCCCGCTAACCAATCCCGCCGGCGCGCCTAATCAATTGGTGGGCGTCTTCTCCGAAACCTGGGTGGAACCTCTCGCCGAAGTGCTTAAACAGTTGGGCAGCCAGCATGTACTCGTGGTGCACGCCGAGGACGGCCTCGACGAAATCAGCATCGGCGCTCCCACTCGGGTCGCGGAACTCAAGGAGGGTCGCATTACCAGCTATACACTTACGCCGGAACAATTCGGCATCGAGCGGGCTCCTTTAAAAGAACTGAAGGTCGATACCGCCGCCGCGAGTCTAAAGATGATGCTGAGCGTACTTAACCGGGAACCGGGGCCGGCCCGGGACATTACCGTTCTCAACGCAGGAGCCGCGATTTACGCGGCCAATCTGGTGGACAGCCTGGAAGCGGGCGTCGAGCGTGCCAAGGCGGCTATCGACGACGGTTCCGCCCGGCGAAAGTTGGACGCCTTGATCGAATTCAGCCAATCTATTGCCACTCATGAATAA
- the trpC gene encoding indole-3-glycerol phosphate synthase TrpC — translation MNNPPDILQKILARKAEEVAERRSRTPLEELRRLVEEADAPRGFVRALRNKVESGSAAVIAEIKKASPSKGVMRPDFHPADIARSYADHGAACLSVLTDRDFFQGSEANLQEARSACSLPVLRKDFLIDPYQVFEARAIGADCILLIAAALSDGAMRELSDIAIGLGMDVLVEVHDASELERALRLDLPLVGINNRNLRTFETRLSTTLDLLERIPGDRLVVTESGIHTPEDVALMRGYGVHTFLVGEAFMTAEDPGLRLQALFASN, via the coding sequence ATGAATAATCCCCCCGATATCCTGCAAAAGATTCTAGCCCGCAAAGCGGAGGAGGTCGCCGAACGGCGGTCGCGCACACCGCTGGAGGAACTCCGGCGATTGGTGGAGGAGGCCGATGCTCCCCGCGGTTTCGTCCGAGCTTTACGTAACAAGGTCGAAAGCGGTTCGGCCGCGGTGATTGCCGAAATCAAGAAGGCTTCGCCCAGCAAAGGCGTGATGCGGCCGGATTTCCATCCGGCGGACATTGCCCGCAGCTATGCCGACCACGGAGCAGCTTGTCTGTCGGTGTTGACCGACCGGGATTTCTTCCAGGGCTCCGAAGCAAATTTGCAAGAGGCGCGTAGTGCGTGTTCGCTGCCCGTATTGCGGAAAGATTTCCTAATCGATCCGTACCAGGTGTTCGAGGCCCGCGCGATCGGTGCGGATTGTATCCTGCTGATCGCCGCCGCCCTGAGCGACGGAGCCATGCGGGAACTCTCTGATATCGCTATCGGTCTCGGTATGGATGTGCTCGTGGAGGTACACGATGCGTCCGAGCTGGAACGTGCTTTGCGCCTCGATTTACCGCTAGTCGGTATCAACAACCGGAATCTTCGCACCTTCGAGACCCGCCTTAGCACGACGCTCGATCTACTGGAACGGATTCCTGGCGATCGACTGGTCGTGACTGAGAGCGGGATTCATACGCCGGAAGACGTAGCCCTCATGCGCGGCTATGGCGTCCATACGTTTTTGGTCGGTGAAGCGTTCATGACCGCCGAGGATCCTGGCCTTCGTCTGCAAGCCTTGTTTGCTTCGAACTGA
- a CDS encoding inositol monophosphatase family protein has protein sequence MLPHLDDLATLVKAAAREELLPRFAGTERLFKADGSVVTEADFAVQKRLTARLQERYPEFALLSEEMDALRQQELLEQDNAGLWCLDPLDGTSNFTAGLPFFTISLALLIEHKPVLGIVYDPIRDECFTAQRDLGAWLNGVRLRVPSVDLPLRRCLAVVDFKRLGPLAAKLAVRPPYSSQRNLGSVALEWCWLAAGRFHVYLHGKQKLWDYAAGALILSEAGGRAETLRGEPIFSIELQPRSVVAAGDRRLFDEWKTWLTECSDGIGSP, from the coding sequence ATGCTCCCCCACCTAGACGATCTCGCGACACTCGTTAAAGCGGCGGCTAGGGAGGAACTATTGCCCAGGTTCGCCGGAACCGAGCGTCTATTCAAAGCCGACGGCAGTGTCGTCACCGAAGCGGATTTCGCCGTACAAAAGAGGCTAACAGCACGATTGCAAGAGCGTTATCCGGAGTTCGCTCTGTTGAGCGAGGAAATGGACGCACTGCGGCAGCAAGAACTACTGGAACAGGATAATGCCGGGCTCTGGTGTCTGGATCCTTTGGACGGAACCAGCAACTTCACTGCAGGCTTGCCATTTTTCACCATCTCGCTGGCGCTGCTCATCGAACATAAGCCGGTTTTGGGCATCGTCTACGATCCAATCCGCGACGAATGCTTCACTGCCCAGCGCGACCTTGGAGCCTGGTTGAACGGCGTCCGGCTCAGGGTTCCCTCCGTCGATTTGCCGTTGCGGCGCTGCTTGGCGGTTGTGGATTTCAAACGCCTGGGGCCGTTGGCGGCGAAGCTGGCGGTACGCCCGCCTTACAGCTCGCAGCGCAATCTGGGTTCGGTGGCCTTGGAGTGGTGCTGGCTGGCGGCCGGCCGATTCCACGTTTATCTGCACGGCAAGCAAAAGCTCTGGGACTATGCTGCGGGCGCACTGATCCTGTCCGAAGCTGGGGGACGAGCCGAGACCCTGCGAGGCGAACCCATCTTCAGTATCGAGCTACAGCCCCGTTCAGTAGTCGCCGCCGGCGATAGGCGCCTGTTCGACGAATGGAAGACCTGGTTGACCGAATGTTCGGACGGCATCGGTTCTCCATGA
- a CDS encoding L,D-transpeptidase family protein encodes MVEDIERNRFVLGKDDSIVGQLATVKIKEGDSLPDVARHFSLGLESIGDANPDLDLWAPQPGSRVLLPMQFVLPDAPRKGIVVNLAAMRLFYFPPKKKGEVLTYPVGIGREGRSTPIGDMVVERKAKHPTWYVPASIRKDHERKGDPLPAVVPPGPDNPLGDYAMYLSRPSYLIHGTNKPYGIGLRASNGCVRLYPENIETLYKEVPVKTPVRIVNQPYLLGWRDGELFLEAHRPHEELNAKQLRKNLIAALQKIEKKQGRKLDWPKIERVLSEARGVPIPVFENSETFDDLVRKAVALKYPDEWYGQPKPPPMTESGWYITALESGDELSAKRLAAVLNHQGPQIPARVVALQNGRFKVIAGPFKDSKSTKAAAKRMKIDLDITGDIVSPKERLSLK; translated from the coding sequence TTGGTCGAAGATATCGAGCGCAACCGGTTTGTGTTGGGAAAAGACGACAGCATTGTCGGCCAACTGGCGACAGTAAAGATTAAAGAGGGAGATTCTCTTCCAGATGTAGCCCGACACTTTAGTCTCGGGCTGGAAAGCATCGGTGACGCCAATCCCGACCTTGATCTCTGGGCACCGCAGCCGGGCAGTCGGGTCTTACTGCCGATGCAGTTCGTTCTTCCGGACGCTCCGCGCAAGGGCATTGTCGTCAATCTCGCTGCGATGCGCCTGTTTTATTTCCCGCCGAAGAAAAAGGGAGAAGTGCTCACTTATCCGGTCGGCATCGGGCGTGAAGGCCGATCGACGCCGATCGGCGACATGGTGGTCGAGCGAAAGGCGAAACATCCGACCTGGTACGTTCCGGCTTCCATCCGTAAGGACCATGAGCGGAAGGGCGATCCGCTTCCGGCGGTCGTGCCGCCCGGCCCCGATAATCCCTTGGGCGACTATGCCATGTATCTCAGTCGTCCAAGTTATTTGATTCACGGCACCAACAAGCCGTACGGCATTGGACTTCGCGCAAGCAACGGCTGCGTCCGTCTCTACCCAGAAAATATCGAGACGCTCTACAAGGAAGTGCCGGTCAAGACGCCGGTACGCATCGTCAATCAGCCTTATTTGCTAGGATGGCGCGATGGCGAGCTTTTTCTGGAAGCGCATCGGCCTCACGAAGAACTCAATGCGAAGCAGCTCAGGAAGAATCTGATTGCCGCGCTCCAGAAGATCGAAAAGAAACAGGGGCGAAAACTGGACTGGCCCAAGATCGAGCGGGTCCTGAGCGAGGCCCGCGGTGTTCCGATACCGGTTTTTGAGAACAGCGAGACTTTCGATGATCTTGTTAGAAAGGCCGTGGCTCTAAAATACCCAGACGAGTGGTACGGTCAGCCGAAACCGCCGCCGATGACCGAGAGCGGCTGGTACATCACGGCCTTGGAGTCCGGCGACGAGTTGAGCGCGAAGCGTCTGGCGGCGGTGCTGAATCATCAGGGGCCCCAGATTCCCGCGCGAGTAGTGGCTTTGCAAAACGGCCGCTTCAAGGTCATCGCGGGTCCCTTCAAGGACAGTAAGTCAACCAAGGCCGCAGCGAAGCGGATGAAGATCGACTTGGACATCACGGGCGATATCGTTTCGCCGAAAGAGCGGTTGAGTCTCAAATAG
- a CDS encoding helix-turn-helix domain-containing protein, with translation MAKSYRVTLTAKERRELEELVSKGKNEARKLARARILLQADEAESGPRRTDDIAQALNVHVRTVERLRQRFVEQGLPVLVPKPSERVYLWRLAGAQEAR, from the coding sequence ATGGCGAAGTCATATCGCGTGACGCTGACCGCTAAGGAGCGGCGCGAATTGGAAGAGTTGGTCAGCAAGGGCAAGAACGAAGCGCGAAAACTCGCCCGTGCCCGCATCCTTTTGCAGGCCGATGAAGCCGAGAGCGGGCCTCGCCGCACCGACGATATTGCCCAGGCCTTGAATGTCCACGTTCGCACGGTGGAACGGCTACGGCAGCGGTTCGTGGAACAAGGTCTGCCGGTCCTGGTACCCAAGCCAAGCGAACGCGTGTATCTCTGGCGGCTGGCTGGCGCTCAGGAAGCCCGGTAG
- a CDS encoding urease accessory protein UreH domain-containing protein, translating to MAIITQKFRVGGMHCQGCETTIEQAVAQISGVRSVKADFVAGTATITFDPARTDPKQIVGAIDSQGYQCSPSPIGGRSKLRAFGRLLIALLALAAIVAILTLGDQLAERMHLPQFDRSMSYGLLFLIGFVTGFHCVGMCGAFVVGYTASAAVSGKRSLVFSHVLYGVGKTLSYALIGGLFGLLGSFIAFTPEMRGYAAIAAGIFLILFGLNMLDWFKSLRRIRIRVPAFLNRFVYGKTQHSKSPFLIGLLNGLMIACGPLQAMYIMAAGTGSFVEGAKLLFIFGLGTLPILLGFGVLTSLISAQATRGLLKASAFLVMALGLIMLNRGLIMSGSGYDFRTLAARATAYLEDLAKSGDVTESGHQTIRMDVNKRGFKPDTFVLKKGVPVKWIIEGKELNYCNHRIIVPSLGLEFDVVKGRQTIEFTPQQTGVIPWSCWMGMIPGSFIVQDNEDVRSEEQTGDEQMANPQ from the coding sequence ATGGCGATAATAACCCAGAAATTCCGCGTCGGCGGCATGCACTGCCAGGGATGCGAAACGACGATCGAACAAGCGGTGGCACAAATCTCCGGTGTTCGCAGCGTCAAAGCCGACTTTGTAGCCGGAACCGCTACCATCACCTTCGATCCCGCACGAACCGACCCAAAGCAAATCGTCGGAGCCATCGACAGCCAAGGCTATCAGTGCTCGCCATCGCCTATAGGTGGTCGTTCGAAGCTTCGCGCGTTCGGACGACTGCTGATCGCCCTGCTCGCGCTTGCCGCCATTGTCGCAATCCTGACTCTTGGCGATCAGCTCGCTGAACGCATGCACCTACCCCAATTCGACCGAAGCATGAGCTACGGTCTTTTGTTTCTGATCGGCTTCGTAACCGGATTCCATTGTGTCGGCATGTGCGGCGCTTTCGTGGTCGGCTATACCGCGAGCGCCGCCGTATCCGGCAAACGCTCCCTGGTGTTCTCTCACGTCCTTTACGGGGTTGGCAAAACTCTGTCGTACGCCTTGATCGGGGGGCTGTTCGGGCTGCTCGGGTCATTCATCGCCTTTACTCCGGAAATGCGCGGCTACGCCGCCATCGCCGCCGGCATCTTCCTAATCCTGTTTGGGCTCAACATGCTGGACTGGTTCAAGAGCCTCCGCCGCATCCGCATCCGTGTACCGGCTTTCTTGAACCGCTTCGTCTATGGCAAGACGCAACACAGCAAGAGCCCTTTCCTGATCGGGCTGCTCAACGGGCTGATGATCGCCTGCGGTCCGCTCCAGGCCATGTACATCATGGCCGCCGGTACCGGCAGCTTCGTCGAAGGCGCCAAGCTCCTTTTCATCTTCGGGCTGGGCACCTTACCGATCCTGCTCGGCTTCGGCGTGCTGACCAGCCTGATTTCCGCCCAGGCAACCCGAGGGCTCTTGAAGGCGTCCGCCTTTCTGGTGATGGCCTTGGGCCTCATCATGCTGAACCGGGGACTGATCATGAGCGGATCCGGCTACGATTTCCGTACCCTGGCCGCGCGCGCGACGGCGTACCTGGAAGACTTGGCCAAAAGCGGCGATGTCACCGAATCCGGGCATCAAACCATCCGCATGGATGTGAACAAGCGGGGCTTCAAGCCGGACACGTTCGTACTGAAAAAAGGCGTTCCGGTGAAATGGATCATCGAAGGCAAGGAACTGAACTATTGCAACCATCGCATCATCGTTCCCTCCCTGGGACTCGAATTCGACGTGGTCAAAGGTCGCCAAACCATCGAATTCACACCACAGCAAACCGGTGTGATTCCCTGGAGCTGCTGGATGGGCATGATTCCCGGCAGTTTCATCGTGCAAGATAACGAAGACGTCCGCTCTGAGGAGCAGACCGGAGACGAACAGATGGCCAATCCCCAATAA
- a CDS encoding IS481 family transposase, with protein MQIRLHKNARTTPAVRQAIQASTLSERALAQKYGVSRTTVRKWKRRSSVEDASHRPHTLRTTLTPAQEAIVVYLRQSLLLPLDDLLAVTREFLNPDVSRSGLDRCLRRHGVASLKALLPPAEKTTFKPFKVYEPGFLHVDVKYLPAIDGEPRRYLFVAIDRATRWVYVALKPNRTALSAKAFLKAVIQAAPFRIQKCLTDNGSEFTDRFLTRTRQPSGTHEFDRLCTEQGIEHRLIPPGRPQTNGLVERFNGRIEEVLQTHHFDSTADLETTLHRYVDLYNHHIPQRALGHLTPIQALKNWQTSHPHLFRKRVHNLAELDSYTGVSIRCRRRTEYAG; from the coding sequence ATGCAGATTCGTCTTCATAAAAATGCCCGTACCACCCCGGCGGTTCGGCAGGCCATTCAAGCGTCCACGTTGAGCGAGCGCGCCTTGGCCCAAAAGTACGGCGTCAGCCGGACGACCGTCCGCAAGTGGAAACGCCGCTCCTCGGTCGAAGATGCCTCACACCGGCCCCACACCCTCAGGACCACGCTCACGCCCGCCCAGGAAGCCATCGTGGTCTATCTCCGTCAATCCCTGCTCCTCCCCTTGGATGATCTCCTGGCCGTAACCCGAGAGTTTCTCAATCCCGACGTGTCCCGTTCCGGACTGGACCGCTGCCTGCGCCGCCACGGGGTGGCCTCCCTCAAGGCCCTGCTCCCCCCTGCGGAGAAGACCACGTTCAAGCCTTTCAAGGTCTACGAGCCCGGCTTCCTTCACGTGGATGTCAAGTACTTGCCGGCTATTGACGGCGAACCTCGCCGATACCTGTTCGTCGCGATCGACCGCGCCACCCGCTGGGTGTATGTCGCCCTCAAGCCCAACCGCACCGCCTTAAGCGCAAAGGCCTTCCTCAAAGCGGTGATTCAAGCCGCGCCTTTCCGCATCCAGAAATGTCTGACCGACAACGGCTCGGAGTTCACCGACCGTTTCTTGACCCGAACTCGCCAGCCCTCCGGGACGCATGAGTTTGACCGCCTCTGTACTGAACAAGGCATCGAACATCGCCTGATTCCGCCGGGCCGGCCCCAAACGAATGGCCTGGTGGAACGCTTCAATGGCCGCATCGAGGAGGTGTTGCAAACCCATCACTTCGATTCAACCGCCGATCTGGAAACGACCTTGCACCGCTATGTCGACCTGTACAATCATCACATTCCTCAACGGGCCTTAGGCCATCTCACCCCGATTCAGGCGCTCAAAAACTGGCAAACGTCCCATCCCCATCTCTTTCGCAAGAGGGTTCACAATCTTGCGGAACTTGACAGCTATACCGGTGTTTCGATTAGATGCCGTCGTCGAACCGAGTACGCTGGTTAG
- a CDS encoding FxsA family protein — MNIGQWLLLVLLSLPILEIYVLIKLVGSLGFLLTFILLLGAAALGTYLLRIQGWSTWFRVQQALARGELPAREMIEASLIAAGGLLLLIPGFVSDMLALFCLLPATRKRLAQRILETGVSYPAQKTTHRTRHTIEGEFRRED; from the coding sequence ATGAACATTGGTCAATGGTTATTGCTCGTCCTATTGAGCTTACCGATTCTAGAGATTTATGTGTTGATTAAACTCGTCGGTTCGCTCGGTTTCCTGCTCACCTTCATCTTGCTGCTGGGTGCCGCGGCGCTGGGTACGTATCTGTTAAGGATACAGGGTTGGAGCACTTGGTTCCGCGTCCAACAAGCTCTAGCGCGAGGTGAGTTGCCAGCCCGCGAGATGATCGAGGCGAGCTTGATTGCCGCTGGAGGGCTGCTGCTCCTGATACCCGGCTTCGTCAGTGACATGCTCGCCTTGTTCTGCCTGCTGCCGGCCACCCGAAAAAGGCTCGCGCAACGCATTCTCGAAACCGGTGTTTCTTACCCAGCCCAAAAAACGACACACCGAACCCGGCACACGATAGAGGGCGAATTCAGGCGTGAAGATTGA
- the cutA gene encoding divalent-cation tolerance protein CutA: MSTEYCLVLCTCPDAKTAETLAADVVAERLATCVNIVPGLTSVYPWEGKIETAQEHLLLMKTETAAFEALEVFVREKHPYELPEVIAVPVLRGSTAYLDWISEWLHRKS; the protein is encoded by the coding sequence ATGTCTACCGAGTACTGTCTAGTTTTGTGCACTTGTCCGGACGCGAAAACCGCTGAGACGCTGGCTGCAGATGTGGTTGCGGAACGCCTGGCGACCTGCGTCAACATCGTTCCCGGACTGACATCCGTTTATCCCTGGGAAGGCAAGATAGAAACCGCCCAGGAACATCTTCTCTTAATGAAGACCGAAACGGCTGCTTTCGAAGCCTTGGAAGTTTTCGTGCGCGAAAAACACCCGTACGAACTTCCCGAGGTTATTGCGGTCCCTGTACTGCGAGGTTCGACCGCATACCTTGATTGGATCAGCGAATGGTTGCACCGAAAATCCTAA
- the dsbD gene encoding protein-disulfide reductase DsbD codes for MVWAISGDELLPPEQAFRVSARGEGNEVLIGFDVADGYYLYRQKFKFASKTPGIDLGEPVFPPGEIKHDEFFGEMEIYRRHVDIRLPVERRDGAGEVLALEVTSQGCADAGVCYPPHRQTVNVAWPTGGANGGKNDSLAKLAEAFKSLGIKTQPVDLLPPDEAFRFFAEVKDPQTLWVSWQIADGYYLYREKFNLAVIEPAGVKLGRYEIPRGEPKHDEEFGAVEVFHEEVGFPVPLSRADGQPVSIQLQANYQGCAEKGVCYPPMQKTVSLDLPAGGVGTSTSAASPPEPVSEQDRIAFELQNGSVWGTVLSFLGFGLLLAFTPCVFPMIPILSGIIVGNGHTITTGRAFMLSLSYVLASALAYTVFGVLAGLFGSNLQMLFQKPEVIVAFSAVFVLLALSMFGVYTLQMPAFIQSRVVALSNRQRGGTLTGAAIMGALSALIVGPCVAAPLAGALIYIGQTGDAVLGGVALFALGLGMGIPLLIIGASAGKLLPKAGTWMNAVKAAFGVGLLAIAVWLLERILPAAVSMFLWALLLIIPAIYLGALDALPHPASGWRRLWKGVGIVMLTYGVLLLIGVASNSTDPLQPLRDIYPTTATASPQSTEFRKVRTLDELNAQVAAAEMAGKWVMLDFYADWCISCKEMERYTFADPKVQNALADVILLQADVTQNSADDQALLNHFGLIGPPATLFFGPDREERKAFRVVGYMNADEFVGHVQRVLQ; via the coding sequence ATGGTTTGGGCCATCAGCGGTGACGAGCTGCTGCCGCCCGAACAAGCGTTCCGGGTATCCGCAAGAGGCGAAGGTAATGAGGTCCTGATCGGATTCGATGTCGCCGACGGCTATTATCTGTACCGGCAGAAATTCAAGTTCGCCTCCAAGACTCCCGGCATCGATCTGGGCGAGCCGGTTTTTCCACCGGGTGAAATTAAGCATGATGAATTTTTCGGCGAAATGGAAATCTACCGTCGGCACGTCGATATCCGGCTTCCGGTGGAGCGGCGCGACGGCGCCGGCGAGGTCCTAGCTCTCGAGGTGACATCCCAGGGCTGTGCCGATGCCGGGGTGTGCTATCCGCCGCACAGGCAGACAGTGAACGTGGCTTGGCCTACGGGTGGCGCGAACGGAGGCAAGAACGACTCGCTCGCAAAATTGGCGGAGGCGTTCAAATCGCTGGGGATCAAGACTCAGCCCGTTGATTTGCTGCCGCCGGACGAAGCTTTCCGTTTTTTTGCCGAGGTAAAGGATCCCCAAACGCTGTGGGTCAGTTGGCAAATTGCCGATGGGTATTATCTCTACCGCGAGAAATTCAATCTGGCCGTGATCGAGCCAGCCGGCGTAAAGCTCGGCCGCTATGAGATTCCCCGCGGCGAACCCAAGCACGATGAGGAGTTCGGTGCGGTAGAAGTGTTCCACGAGGAAGTCGGTTTCCCCGTACCCTTGTCGCGGGCCGACGGCCAACCGGTCAGTATTCAATTGCAGGCGAACTACCAGGGCTGTGCCGAGAAAGGCGTATGCTACCCGCCCATGCAGAAAACGGTGAGCCTTGATTTGCCGGCCGGAGGGGTGGGAACGTCGACGTCGGCAGCGAGTCCTCCCGAGCCGGTGTCGGAGCAGGACCGAATCGCTTTCGAGCTACAAAACGGTTCGGTATGGGGCACGGTTCTCAGCTTTCTGGGATTCGGACTGTTGCTGGCGTTCACCCCTTGTGTTTTTCCGATGATCCCGATTCTGTCTGGGATCATCGTCGGCAACGGTCACACGATCACGACGGGTCGAGCTTTCATGCTGTCGCTCAGTTACGTGCTGGCGTCGGCCCTGGCCTATACCGTCTTCGGCGTTTTGGCCGGCCTTTTTGGCAGCAATCTCCAGATGCTGTTCCAAAAACCCGAGGTCATCGTCGCGTTCAGCGCCGTGTTCGTGCTGTTGGCCTTGTCCATGTTCGGCGTCTACACGCTGCAGATGCCAGCGTTCATCCAATCCCGCGTGGTTGCCCTCAGCAACCGCCAGCGTGGCGGTACCCTGACGGGGGCGGCGATCATGGGAGCGCTTTCGGCCTTGATCGTAGGACCTTGCGTGGCAGCGCCCCTGGCCGGCGCTCTGATCTACATCGGCCAGACCGGCGATGCCGTGCTCGGCGGCGTGGCTCTGTTCGCGTTGGGATTGGGGATGGGGATTCCCTTGCTGATCATCGGTGCATCCGCCGGGAAACTGCTGCCCAAGGCCGGAACCTGGATGAATGCAGTCAAGGCCGCTTTCGGCGTGGGACTTCTGGCGATCGCCGTTTGGTTGCTCGAACGCATTCTCCCTGCCGCCGTATCTATGTTCCTGTGGGCGCTATTGCTGATCATTCCGGCGATCTACCTAGGAGCCCTGGATGCTCTGCCTCATCCAGCTTCGGGCTGGCGCAGACTGTGGAAGGGCGTAGGTATCGTGATGCTCACTTACGGTGTGTTGCTGTTGATCGGAGTCGCTTCGAACAGCACCGACCCGCTACAGCCGTTGCGAGACATATATCCGACGACCGCCACGGCGTCGCCGCAGTCGACTGAGTTCAGGAAGGTCAGGACGCTTGATGAGCTGAACGCGCAAGTAGCCGCGGCGGAGATGGCCGGAAAGTGGGTGATGCTGGATTTCTATGCCGATTGGTGCATCTCGTGTAAGGAAATGGAGCGTTATACCTTCGCCGACCCCAAGGTTCAGAATGCGCTCGCTGATGTCATTTTGCTGCAGGCGGATGTCACACAAAATTCCGCGGATGATCAAGCGCTTCTCAATCATTTCGGCCTTATCGGACCACCGGCGACTTTGTTCTTCGGGCCGGACCGGGAGGAGCGGAAAGCGTTCCGTGTGGTCGGTTACATGAACGCAGACGAATTTGTGGGACATGTGCAAAGGGTGTTGCAGTGA
- a CDS encoding TlpA family protein disulfide reductase yields MNSSKLLYGLLALAALLLGILAQRWMSGEPSAPPNGASVDSVSLRDLDGNPRDIAEWKGKVLVLNFWATWCAPCREEMPEFTRLQTELGGKGVQFVGIAIDESEAVQDFLKETPVNYPILLGDERAVAWAERLGNRLGVLPFSVVFNRDGQLVDAHIGPFSREQLTEVLKPLVH; encoded by the coding sequence GTGAATTCGTCGAAGCTCCTATATGGATTGCTCGCGTTAGCCGCGTTGCTTCTGGGCATTCTTGCCCAGCGCTGGATGAGCGGAGAACCGAGCGCACCACCGAATGGCGCTTCTGTAGACTCCGTTTCGCTCAGGGATCTGGACGGCAATCCGCGCGATATCGCCGAGTGGAAAGGGAAGGTTCTCGTACTCAATTTCTGGGCGACCTGGTGCGCGCCGTGCCGAGAAGAGATGCCGGAGTTTACCCGCTTGCAAACCGAATTGGGCGGCAAAGGCGTTCAATTTGTCGGTATCGCCATTGACGAGTCCGAAGCCGTTCAAGACTTTTTAAAAGAGACGCCGGTTAATTATCCGATCTTGCTCGGTGACGAACGCGCCGTTGCCTGGGCGGAGAGGCTTGGAAACCGGCTCGGCGTCTTGCCGTTTTCCGTCGTTTTCAATCGCGACGGCCAGTTGGTGGACGCCCATATCGGACCGTTCTCGCGAGAGCAGCTCACCGAGGTTCTCAAACCGCTCGTTCATTGA
- the aroQ gene encoding type II 3-dehydroquinate dehydratase, translating into MANILVLNGPNLNLLGVREPGLYGSQSLGDIESALDAKARALGCHLDFFQSNAEHELIGRIHQAFRESVDFILINPGAFTHTSIALRDAFLATRIPFIEVHLSNIHAREPFRKHSYLSDIAKGVICGFGGLGYELALNAALKILEAG; encoded by the coding sequence ATGGCAAACATTCTTGTGCTTAACGGCCCGAATCTCAACTTGCTTGGGGTTCGCGAGCCTGGGCTTTATGGCAGTCAGTCGCTCGGCGATATCGAGTCTGCTTTAGACGCGAAGGCCCGAGCGCTGGGCTGTCATCTGGATTTCTTCCAGAGTAATGCCGAGCACGAGCTCATCGGGCGTATCCATCAGGCGTTCAGGGAATCTGTAGACTTCATACTCATCAATCCGGGTGCGTTCACGCATACCAGCATTGCGCTACGCGATGCGTTTCTCGCGACCCGTATTCCTTTTATCGAAGTCCATTTATCGAACATCCATGCACGCGAGCCGTTCCGTAAACATTCCTATTTGTCCGATATCGCCAAAGGCGTCATCTGCGGATTCGGCGGACTCGGTTATGAACTCGCCTTGAATGCCGCCTTAAAAATCCTAGAAGCGGGCTAA